A stretch of Bradyrhizobium sp. CCBAU 53338 DNA encodes these proteins:
- the cckA gene encoding cell cycle histidine kinase CckA, with amino-acid sequence MTAETDHDLSREPVAAQEPSPRSGSIALVLLVATGLVAVAVGLMTLGRAQAQPYILGILAVLAMIGLFNLFAFAAGIIRFVDRNLDDPVMGRIADHAFDGLAVTDPRGHVVYSNAAYLTLTGAAGPQDVRPVERVFIGNPDVSEAVFRLLKAAREGKRQQEEVRISGQDGSQGRWLRMRVRPLGTGKREAKYAVWSISDITRDRERQEDVFQELQHAIEYLDHAPCGFFSVNPAGELAYVNATLANWLDYDLAEIGSGGLRLADIVSGDGTSLLSSIVAVPGEVKTEVFDIDLRMRTGKTMPVRLYHKLAFGADGAPGPSRTLVISRARDERSDPDRAAEVRFMRFFDHTPMAIATVDRGGNVVRANARYAKLAQGLGLDSASKSIFRAINARDRHLVIAAINQAAEGQADIAPVEVALEGTKERWGQFFVTPVDAAENDAEAAIVHMLETTERRALENQINQSQKMETVGQLAGGIAHDFNNVLSAIMMANDFLLNAHKPTDPSFQDIMQIKQNATRAATLVRQLLAFSRRQTLRPQVLDLGDALSDLTMLLRRLIGEKVKLDLIHGRDLWPVKVDVSQFEQVIVNLAVNARDAMPDGGKLIIRTANVATEEAGRLAYKGMPAADYVRIEVADTGTGIPADIRDKIFEPFFSTKEVGKGTGLGLSTVYGIVKQTGGFIYVDSEPGHGTSFHIFLPRHHAEPEVQVEQPAAASVATNGAAKEAVPAAVEAKSRTDLTGQGTILLVEDEEGLRALNARGLRSRGYTVVEAENGVEAMEVLEEQSGAIDLVVSDVVMPEMDGPTLLKAMREKNPDIRFIFVSGYAEDAFEKSLPEGQQFDFLPKPFTLSQLVAAVKETMTKQG; translated from the coding sequence ATGACCGCCGAGACCGACCACGACCTGTCACGCGAGCCCGTTGCGGCGCAAGAACCGTCGCCGCGCTCGGGCAGCATTGCGCTGGTGCTCCTTGTGGCCACCGGCCTTGTTGCGGTCGCCGTCGGGCTGATGACGCTCGGGCGCGCGCAGGCGCAGCCCTATATTCTCGGCATTCTCGCCGTGCTGGCGATGATCGGCTTGTTCAATCTGTTCGCCTTCGCCGCCGGTATCATCCGCTTCGTCGACCGCAATCTCGACGATCCCGTGATGGGGCGCATTGCCGATCATGCCTTCGACGGTCTCGCGGTGACCGATCCCCGTGGCCATGTGGTCTATTCCAACGCGGCCTATCTTACGCTGACCGGCGCCGCCGGCCCGCAGGACGTGCGCCCGGTGGAGCGTGTCTTCATCGGCAATCCGGACGTTTCCGAAGCGGTGTTCCGCCTGCTCAAGGCGGCGCGCGAGGGCAAGCGTCAGCAGGAAGAGGTGCGCATTTCCGGCCAGGACGGCAGCCAGGGGCGCTGGCTGCGCATGCGCGTGCGTCCGCTCGGCACCGGAAAGCGCGAGGCCAAATATGCGGTGTGGTCGATCTCCGACATCACCCGCGATCGCGAGCGCCAGGAGGACGTGTTCCAGGAGCTCCAGCACGCGATCGAATACCTCGATCACGCGCCGTGCGGTTTCTTCTCGGTCAATCCCGCCGGCGAACTCGCTTACGTCAATGCGACGCTGGCGAACTGGCTCGACTACGATCTCGCCGAGATCGGCTCGGGCGGCTTGAGGCTTGCAGACATCGTCTCGGGCGACGGCACTTCGCTGCTGAGCTCGATCGTGGCCGTGCCGGGCGAAGTGAAGACGGAGGTCTTCGACATCGATCTGCGCATGCGCACCGGCAAGACCATGCCGGTCCGGCTCTATCACAAGCTCGCCTTCGGCGCCGACGGCGCACCGGGGCCGTCCCGCACGCTCGTCATCAGCCGCGCCCGCGACGAACGCAGCGATCCCGATCGCGCCGCCGAAGTGCGTTTCATGCGCTTCTTCGACCACACGCCGATGGCGATCGCCACCGTCGATCGGGGCGGCAACGTCGTGCGGGCGAACGCGCGCTATGCCAAGCTGGCGCAGGGGCTTGGGCTCGACAGCGCCTCCAAGTCGATCTTCCGCGCCATCAATGCCCGCGACCGTCATCTGGTGATCGCGGCGATCAACCAGGCCGCCGAGGGCCAGGCCGACATCGCTCCGGTCGAGGTTGCGCTGGAAGGCACCAAGGAGCGCTGGGGCCAGTTCTTCGTCACGCCCGTCGACGCGGCCGAGAATGACGCGGAAGCCGCCATCGTGCACATGCTCGAGACCACCGAGCGGCGCGCACTGGAGAACCAGATCAACCAGTCGCAGAAGATGGAGACGGTCGGTCAGCTCGCCGGCGGCATCGCTCACGACTTCAACAACGTGCTCTCCGCCATCATGATGGCGAACGACTTCCTGCTGAACGCGCACAAGCCGACAGATCCGTCGTTCCAGGACATCATGCAGATCAAGCAGAATGCGACGCGGGCTGCGACGCTGGTGCGGCAGTTGCTCGCCTTCTCGCGGCGGCAGACGCTGCGGCCGCAGGTGCTCGATCTCGGCGATGCGCTGTCGGATCTCACCATGCTGCTGCGACGCCTGATCGGCGAGAAGGTCAAGCTCGACCTGATCCACGGCCGCGACCTGTGGCCGGTCAAGGTCGACGTCTCCCAGTTCGAGCAGGTCATCGTCAATCTCGCGGTGAACGCGCGCGATGCCATGCCCGACGGCGGCAAGCTGATCATCCGCACGGCCAATGTCGCGACCGAAGAGGCGGGCAGGCTCGCTTACAAGGGCATGCCGGCCGCGGATTATGTGCGGATCGAAGTCGCCGACACCGGCACCGGCATCCCCGCCGACATCCGCGACAAGATCTTCGAGCCGTTCTTCTCGACCAAGGAAGTCGGCAAGGGCACCGGCCTTGGCCTCTCAACCGTCTACGGCATCGTCAAGCAGACCGGCGGTTTCATCTACGTCGACTCCGAACCGGGGCACGGCACCTCTTTCCACATCTTCCTGCCGCGCCATCACGCCGAGCCCGAGGTCCAGGTCGAGCAGCCTGCGGCTGCGAGCGTCGCGACGAACGGTGCTGCGAAGGAAGCCGTCCCCGCCGCGGTCGAGGCCAAGTCTCGCACCGATCTGACCGGACAGGGCACGATCCTGCTGGTCGAAGACGAGGAAGGCCTGCGTGCGCTCAACGCCCGCGGCCTGCGCTCGCGCGGCTATACCGTCGTCGAGGCCGAGAACGGCGTCGAGGCGATGGAGGTGCTGGAAGAGCAGAGCGGTGCGATCGATCTCGTCGTTTCCGACGTCGTGATGCCGGAGATGGACGGACCGACGCTGCTCAAGGCGATGCGGGAGAAGAACCCCGACATCCGCTTCATCTTCGTCTCCGGCTACGCCGAGGATGCGTTCGAGAAGAGCCTGCCCGAGGGGCAGCAGTTCGACTTCCTGCCAAAACCGTTCACGCTCAGCCAACTCGTGGCGGCGGTGAAGGAGACGATGACGAAGCAGGGGTGA
- a CDS encoding Tim44 domain-containing protein: MPGIWETHMKFSQWSRSFVKTIAVVLALALPTALAISSADARVGGGFSSGSRGSRTFSAPPSTTTAPGSTSQFNRTYSQPGAGMNSAAPARGGLFGRGGGFLGGLAAGFLGAGLLGMLFGGGLFGGLGGLSSILGLIIQIALVVFVVRLGMSWWQRRNSPRAAYAGGADTGSGPQTSYRSGLGGGLGSGLGGGFGFGANNAPLEIKPDDYEAFERLLGDIQSAWSNEDVAKLHTLATPEMVSYFEQDLAQNRARNAVNKVTNVKLLQGDLAEAWREGETDYATVAMRFALTDKTVDRNTGAVVAGSEQPGEVTEVWTFARRPGSPWELSAIQQTN, encoded by the coding sequence ATGCCGGGGATTTGGGAAACGCACATGAAGTTCTCGCAATGGTCCCGCAGTTTCGTGAAGACGATTGCCGTCGTCCTGGCGCTCGCGCTGCCGACGGCGCTTGCGATCTCCTCCGCTGACGCCCGCGTCGGCGGAGGCTTCTCGTCGGGGTCGCGCGGTTCGCGGACCTTCTCGGCCCCGCCGTCGACCACGACCGCGCCTGGCTCGACCTCGCAATTCAACCGCACCTATAGCCAGCCGGGCGCCGGCATGAACAGTGCTGCGCCTGCGCGCGGCGGCCTGTTCGGCCGCGGCGGTGGCTTCCTGGGTGGTCTTGCGGCCGGCTTCCTCGGCGCGGGCCTTCTGGGCATGCTGTTCGGTGGCGGCCTGTTCGGCGGCCTCGGCGGCCTGTCGTCGATCCTGGGCCTGATCATCCAGATCGCGCTCGTCGTGTTCGTGGTGCGGCTGGGAATGTCCTGGTGGCAACGACGCAATTCGCCGCGGGCGGCCTATGCCGGCGGCGCTGACACCGGTTCGGGTCCGCAGACGAGCTATCGCAGCGGTCTCGGTGGTGGGCTCGGCTCGGGTCTTGGCGGCGGCTTCGGCTTCGGCGCCAACAACGCGCCGCTCGAGATCAAGCCCGACGACTACGAGGCGTTCGAGCGTCTGCTCGGCGACATCCAGTCTGCGTGGTCGAACGAGGACGTTGCCAAGCTGCACACGCTGGCGACGCCGGAAATGGTCTCTTATTTCGAGCAGGATCTTGCCCAGAACCGTGCGCGCAACGCGGTCAACAAGGTGACCAACGTCAAGCTGTTGCAGGGCGACCTCGCCGAAGCCTGGCGCGAAGGCGAGACCGACTACGCGACGGTGGCGATGCGCTTTGCGCTCACCGACAAAACGGTCGACCGCAACACCGGCGCGGTCGTCGCCGGCAGCGAGCAGCCGGGCGAAGTCACCGAGGTCTGGACCTTCGCCCGCCGCCCGGGCAGCCCCTGGGAATTGTCGGCGATCCAGCAGACCAACTGA
- a CDS encoding glutathione S-transferase, whose product MTYELYYWPEIQGRGEYVRLALEEAGAAYVDVARGSRGSGAMMKMMEVHKGTPPFAPPFLKAGKLVIGQTANILLYLGARHGLAPKTEAGKLWVHQLQLTITDFVLEIHDTHHPLGPSLYYEDQKAPAKKRTAEFWDERVPKYLGYFEQLLDDHGGVYVTGRRLTYVDLSLFQIVDGLRYAFPKRMKAFEKKIPGLVDLHDRVASRPGIKAYLASERRIPFNEQGIFRRYRELDA is encoded by the coding sequence ATGACATACGAGCTCTACTATTGGCCCGAGATCCAGGGGCGCGGCGAATACGTGCGGCTGGCGCTGGAGGAGGCGGGGGCGGCTTACGTCGACGTTGCGCGCGGATCGCGCGGCAGCGGCGCCATGATGAAGATGATGGAGGTCCACAAGGGCACGCCGCCCTTTGCGCCGCCGTTCCTGAAAGCCGGCAAGCTCGTGATCGGCCAGACCGCCAACATCCTGCTCTATCTCGGCGCTCGTCACGGGCTCGCGCCGAAGACTGAAGCCGGGAAACTCTGGGTGCACCAGCTTCAATTGACGATCACGGACTTTGTGCTGGAGATCCACGACACCCATCATCCGCTCGGGCCTTCGCTCTACTATGAAGACCAGAAGGCGCCGGCGAAGAAGCGTACCGCCGAATTCTGGGATGAGCGCGTGCCGAAATATCTCGGCTATTTCGAGCAGCTTCTCGATGACCATGGTGGTGTCTATGTCACCGGTCGCAGGCTAACCTATGTCGATCTCTCGCTGTTCCAGATCGTGGACGGGCTGCGCTACGCCTTTCCCAAGCGCATGAAGGCGTTCGAGAAAAAGATCCCTGGCCTCGTCGACCTGCACGACCGCGTCGCGTCGCGGCCGGGCATCAAGGCCTATCTTGCAAGCGAGCGCAGGATTCCCTTCAACGAGCAGGGCATCTTCAGGCGCTATCGCGAGCTGGACGCATGA
- a CDS encoding isoprenylcysteine carboxylmethyltransferase family protein — translation MIARLLLQNTIFVVAMGALLFASAGTLHWPSAWVFLATSALLGPLCGWWLYRIDPGLLAERLRPVIQREQPRADQAFIVIFIAAILGWLIAIGLDRRAVASNVPVALQALGFVLYLGCTAFTMWVFRENSFAAPVVKLQAERAQHVISTGPYAHVRHPMYSGMIMFFAGVPLLLGSWWGLAVAPVLLILLAIRIHIEERTLRAGLPGYSDYAARVRYRLLPGVW, via the coding sequence ATGATCGCACGCCTCTTGTTGCAGAACACGATCTTCGTCGTCGCGATGGGCGCACTGTTGTTCGCCTCCGCGGGCACGCTGCATTGGCCGTCGGCCTGGGTGTTCCTCGCCACCTCCGCCCTGCTCGGCCCGCTCTGCGGCTGGTGGCTCTACCGGATCGATCCGGGGCTGCTGGCAGAGCGGCTCCGTCCGGTGATCCAGAGGGAGCAGCCGCGCGCCGACCAGGCCTTCATCGTTATCTTCATCGCGGCCATCCTGGGCTGGCTGATTGCCATCGGTCTCGACCGGCGCGCCGTTGCCTCCAACGTGCCGGTCGCATTGCAGGCCCTCGGCTTCGTGCTGTATCTCGGCTGCACGGCGTTCACGATGTGGGTGTTCCGCGAGAACTCGTTCGCCGCACCTGTGGTGAAGCTGCAGGCCGAGCGCGCCCAGCATGTGATCTCGACCGGGCCCTACGCCCATGTCCGCCATCCCATGTACAGCGGCATGATCATGTTCTTCGCCGGCGTGCCGCTGCTGTTGGGCTCATGGTGGGGACTTGCCGTGGCGCCTGTCCTTTTGATCCTGCTTGCGATCCGCATCCACATCGAAGAACGCACGTTGCGCGCGGGACTGCCGGGTTATTCCGACTATGCCGCGCGGGTGCGCTATCGCCTGCTGCCGGGCGTGTGGTGA
- a CDS encoding fumarate hydratase: MNAPTAFPDQSKPVPPYKHTPLFPLGKDETPYKKITSEGVRVEKVLGKDMLVVSREALRALSEAAFGDINHYLRPGHLKQLRAILEDGEASPNDKFVALDFLKNANIAAGGVLPMCQDTGTAIIMGKKGCNVITDGDDEAALSEGARDAYLRRNLRYSQVAPLSMYEEKNTANNMPAQCEIYAEGDDAYKFMFMAKGGGSANKSFLFQATPSVLTKDRLLAFLKEKILTLGTAACPPYHLAIVIGGTSAELCMKTVKLASARYLDALPTHGSPDGNAFRDVEMEKEIHKMTQSLGVGAQFGGKYFCHDVRVIRMPRHGASLPIGLGVSCSADRQVLGKITRDGVYLEELEHNPAQYLPQVEQSLGGEVVKIDLNQPMKDILATFSKHPIKTRVSMTGTMIVARDSAHAKLRERLEKGEPLPDYFKNHPVYYAGPAKTPEGYASGAFGPTTAGRMDSFVDQFQAAGGSMVMVAKGNRAPAVREACKKYGGFYLGSIGGAAANLAEHCIKKVEVLEYPELGMEAIWRIEVVDFPAFIIIDDKGNDFFKELNLG; the protein is encoded by the coding sequence ATGAACGCTCCCACCGCCTTCCCCGACCAGTCCAAGCCCGTTCCGCCCTACAAGCACACGCCGCTGTTTCCGCTGGGCAAGGACGAGACGCCGTACAAGAAGATCACGTCCGAGGGTGTCAGGGTCGAGAAGGTCCTGGGCAAGGACATGCTGGTGGTGTCGCGCGAGGCGCTGCGGGCGCTGTCGGAGGCGGCTTTTGGCGACATCAATCACTATCTGCGTCCCGGCCATCTGAAGCAGCTGCGCGCGATCCTGGAAGACGGCGAGGCGAGCCCGAACGACAAGTTCGTCGCGCTCGACTTTTTGAAGAACGCCAACATCGCCGCCGGCGGCGTGCTGCCGATGTGCCAGGACACCGGCACCGCGATCATCATGGGCAAGAAGGGCTGCAACGTCATCACCGACGGCGATGACGAGGCCGCGCTGTCGGAAGGCGCGCGCGATGCGTATCTGCGGCGCAATCTGCGCTACTCGCAGGTCGCGCCGCTGTCGATGTACGAGGAGAAGAACACCGCCAACAACATGCCGGCGCAGTGCGAGATCTACGCCGAGGGCGACGACGCCTACAAGTTCATGTTCATGGCGAAGGGCGGCGGCAGCGCCAACAAGAGCTTCCTGTTCCAGGCGACGCCCTCGGTGCTGACCAAGGATCGGCTGCTCGCCTTCCTGAAGGAAAAAATCCTCACGCTCGGCACCGCGGCGTGCCCGCCTTATCACCTTGCGATCGTGATCGGCGGCACCTCGGCCGAGCTCTGCATGAAGACGGTGAAGCTCGCCTCCGCCCGCTATCTCGATGCGCTGCCGACCCACGGCTCGCCCGACGGCAACGCGTTCCGCGACGTCGAGATGGAGAAGGAAATCCACAAGATGACGCAGTCGCTCGGCGTCGGCGCGCAGTTCGGCGGAAAGTATTTCTGCCACGACGTGCGCGTGATCCGGATGCCGCGCCATGGCGCCTCGCTCCCGATCGGGCTCGGCGTGTCCTGCTCGGCCGACCGCCAGGTGCTCGGCAAGATCACCAGGGACGGCGTCTATCTCGAGGAGCTCGAGCACAATCCGGCGCAGTATCTGCCGCAGGTCGAGCAGTCGCTCGGCGGCGAAGTGGTCAAGATCGATCTCAACCAGCCGATGAAGGACATTCTGGCGACGTTCTCGAAGCATCCCATCAAGACGCGGGTCTCGATGACCGGCACCATGATCGTGGCGCGTGACTCCGCGCATGCGAAACTCCGCGAGCGCCTGGAGAAGGGCGAGCCGCTGCCTGACTATTTCAAGAATCATCCGGTCTACTACGCCGGCCCGGCCAAGACCCCCGAAGGCTACGCCTCCGGCGCGTTCGGTCCGACCACGGCGGGTCGCATGGATTCCTTCGTCGACCAGTTCCAGGCTGCCGGCGGATCGATGGTGATGGTGGCGAAGGGCAACCGCGCGCCGGCCGTGCGCGAGGCCTGCAAGAAGTATGGCGGCTTCTATCTCGGCTCGATCGGCGGCGCGGCGGCGAACCTCGCCGAGCACTGCATCAAGAAGGTCGAGGTGCTCGAATATCCCGAGCTCGGCATGGAAGCGATCTGGCGCATCGAGGTCGTCGACTTCCCGGCCTTCATCATCATCGATGACAAGGGGAACGACTTCTTCAAGGAGTTGAATCTGGGTTAG
- a CDS encoding inner membrane-spanning protein YciB: MKDVFARLASDFLSAIVFLVIYLVTDNVILATSVAIAGAIAQVIYARVKGRELGYMTYASLALVVVLGTITLLTNDPRFMLAKPAIAHFAIGAIMLKRGWMLRYMPPIVVETAPEYVTAAGYAWAALMFALGAGTIAVAATGDLKLWAFYISAVAGGAKALAFAVQYLVFRLVVTSRRRAAARA; this comes from the coding sequence ATGAAGGACGTATTCGCCCGCCTCGCCTCCGACTTCCTGTCGGCTATCGTCTTCCTGGTGATCTATCTGGTCACCGACAACGTCATCCTGGCGACCTCCGTCGCAATAGCCGGCGCGATCGCGCAAGTGATCTACGCGCGCGTCAAGGGACGCGAACTCGGCTACATGACCTATGCGAGCCTCGCGCTCGTCGTCGTCCTCGGTACAATCACGCTGCTGACCAATGATCCTCGCTTCATGCTGGCCAAGCCTGCGATCGCGCATTTCGCGATCGGCGCGATCATGCTCAAGCGGGGCTGGATGCTGCGCTACATGCCGCCGATCGTGGTCGAGACCGCACCCGAATATGTCACCGCTGCGGGCTACGCCTGGGCCGCGCTGATGTTCGCCCTCGGCGCCGGCACGATCGCTGTCGCCGCCACCGGCGATCTGAAGCTGTGGGCTTTCTACATCTCCGCGGTTGCGGGCGGCGCCAAGGCTCTCGCCTTTGCCGTGCAATACCTCGTGTTCAGGCTCGTCGTCACCAGCCGCCGGCGCGCCGCCGCCCGCGCCTGA
- a CDS encoding MAPEG family protein produces MHVPTITANYLAILALIYAALALQVIRLRRSSGAAFNHGGNDGLRSAIRAHGNFMEYVPIIALMIALLEMSGASPLRIHMLMGALVLSRLLHPLGMYARPGSLRFMICRAGGIFLTIGLLISCALTILSRLPWAAFADELTDQAIATIQFLEVIHVILTL; encoded by the coding sequence ATGCACGTCCCCACCATCACGGCGAACTACCTCGCGATCCTCGCGCTGATCTACGCTGCGCTCGCGTTGCAGGTCATCCGGCTGCGACGGAGCAGCGGCGCCGCGTTCAATCACGGCGGCAATGATGGCCTGCGCAGCGCGATCCGGGCCCATGGTAATTTCATGGAGTACGTCCCGATCATCGCGCTGATGATCGCCCTGCTCGAAATGTCCGGCGCATCACCACTGCGCATTCACATGCTGATGGGCGCACTTGTGCTGTCGCGCCTGCTGCATCCACTCGGCATGTACGCGAGGCCGGGCTCGCTCCGATTCATGATCTGCCGCGCCGGCGGCATCTTCCTGACCATCGGCCTGTTGATCTCCTGCGCCCTCACCATCCTGTCGCGCCTGCCCTGGGCGGCATTTGCCGATGAATTGACCGACCAAGCCATTGCGACCATTCAATTTCTAGAAGTCATTCACGTCATTTTGACACTGTAA
- a CDS encoding carotenoid oxygenase family protein, translated as MHQDATAERRNNIAPIPFEADAPFLKVVGELPRELNGTLYRNGPNPQFDSPGAHWFVGDGMLHAFHLEEGRASYRNRWVRTPKWLAEHDAGRALFGGFGRKLPGAPQNLTDGGVANTNIVFHAGKLLALEEGHLPTEIEPGTLATRGYDNYQGGVAGPFTAHPKVDPVTGELVFFGYNAAGPLTPALSYGSIDAGGKVTRFERFETPYASMVHDFIVTENHVLFPILPLTGSMERAMSSKPPYAWEPEKGAYVGVMKRSGTAEDIVWFRGEACYVFHIMNAWENGGRIVADVMQFEEAPLFPHPDGRPTDPEKSRARHCRWTFDLSGNTDRFQQTYLDDLTGEFPRIDDRRAGLKSRHGWYACANPRLPMFGALSGIVHVDGAGKRLGQYLLPAGDTISEPVFVERSKDAAEGDGWLLAVVWRARENRSDLAVFNATDIEAGPAALVQLGHRVPDGFHGNWVGAQ; from the coding sequence GTGCATCAGGATGCGACCGCCGAGCGCCGCAACAACATCGCGCCGATTCCATTCGAGGCGGATGCGCCGTTCCTCAAGGTCGTCGGCGAATTGCCGCGCGAACTGAACGGCACGCTCTACCGCAACGGCCCCAATCCGCAGTTCGACTCGCCAGGCGCGCACTGGTTCGTCGGCGACGGCATGCTCCACGCCTTCCACCTCGAAGAGGGGCGCGCCAGTTACCGCAACCGCTGGGTCCGCACGCCGAAATGGCTCGCCGAGCATGATGCCGGTCGTGCGCTGTTCGGCGGCTTCGGCCGCAAGCTCCCGGGTGCGCCGCAAAACCTGACCGACGGCGGCGTCGCCAACACCAACATCGTCTTCCATGCCGGCAAGCTGCTCGCCCTTGAAGAAGGACATCTGCCGACCGAGATCGAGCCGGGCACGCTGGCAACGCGCGGCTACGACAATTATCAGGGCGGCGTTGCCGGGCCCTTCACCGCGCATCCGAAGGTCGATCCCGTTACGGGCGAACTGGTGTTCTTCGGATACAACGCGGCGGGACCGCTGACGCCTGCCCTCTCCTACGGATCGATCGATGCGGGCGGCAAGGTCACACGCTTCGAGCGTTTCGAGACGCCCTATGCCAGCATGGTGCACGACTTCATTGTCACCGAAAATCACGTGCTGTTTCCGATCCTGCCCCTGACCGGCAGCATGGAGCGCGCGATGAGCAGCAAGCCGCCCTATGCCTGGGAACCGGAGAAAGGCGCCTATGTCGGCGTGATGAAACGCAGCGGCACGGCGGAAGATATCGTCTGGTTCCGCGGCGAAGCCTGCTACGTCTTCCACATCATGAATGCGTGGGAGAATGGCGGCCGCATTGTCGCCGACGTCATGCAGTTCGAAGAAGCGCCGCTGTTTCCTCATCCCGACGGCCGGCCGACGGATCCGGAGAAATCGCGCGCCCGCCACTGCCGCTGGACCTTCGATCTCTCCGGGAATACCGACCGCTTCCAGCAGACCTATCTCGACGACCTCACCGGCGAATTCCCGCGCATCGACGATCGCCGCGCCGGCTTGAAGAGCCGTCATGGCTGGTACGCCTGTGCCAATCCGCGTCTGCCGATGTTCGGCGCACTATCCGGCATCGTCCATGTCGACGGCGCCGGCAAGCGCCTCGGCCAATATCTGCTGCCGGCGGGCGACACCATCTCTGAGCCTGTGTTCGTCGAGCGATCGAAGGATGCGGCGGAAGGCGACGGCTGGCTGCTGGCGGTGGTCTGGCGCGCGCGGGAGAACCGCAGCGACCTCGCCGTGTTCAATGCCACCGACATCGAGGCCGGCCCCGCCGCGCTGGTGCAGCTCGGCCATCGCGTGCCCGACGGCTTTCACGGCAACTGGGTGGGAGCACAGTAG
- a CDS encoding TetR/AcrR family transcriptional regulator produces MAKRDTTGETPRRPKKTSPASRPARRPASAKTETPYHHGALREALLLAAERVLERDGLAGLTLRAVAREAGVSHAAPTHHFGDLTGLVSELAAIGFRQFNAAMASSCDAATSPLERALARPKAYVAYAQAHPGMYGLMFRTERLDYSRPSLHEAAESSFAGLANAIGAMRQEPIRGNALTIEQGAAIARAWSMVHGFTMLLLDGRLEDILERLPDGTTAEQLLEAILKSTVAGRLPST; encoded by the coding sequence ATGGCCAAGAGAGACACCACCGGCGAGACGCCGCGCCGCCCCAAAAAGACATCGCCGGCATCTCGTCCGGCGCGTCGCCCTGCGAGCGCGAAGACCGAGACGCCCTATCACCACGGCGCCTTGCGCGAGGCGTTGCTTCTAGCCGCCGAACGGGTGCTGGAGCGCGACGGGCTCGCCGGTCTGACGTTGCGCGCGGTGGCGCGAGAGGCGGGCGTCTCGCATGCGGCGCCAACCCATCATTTCGGTGATCTCACCGGACTCGTCAGCGAACTCGCGGCGATCGGCTTCCGCCAGTTCAACGCGGCGATGGCCTCATCCTGCGACGCGGCCACCTCGCCGCTGGAGCGGGCGCTGGCGCGGCCCAAGGCCTATGTCGCGTATGCCCAGGCCCATCCCGGCATGTACGGGTTGATGTTCCGTACCGAGCGGCTCGACTATTCCAGGCCCTCGCTGCACGAGGCCGCTGAATCCTCGTTTGCCGGACTTGCTAATGCCATCGGCGCGATGCGGCAGGAGCCGATCAGAGGCAACGCGCTGACGATCGAGCAGGGCGCCGCGATCGCGCGGGCCTGGTCGATGGTGCACGGCTTCACCATGCTGCTGCTCGACGGGCGGCTCGAGGATATTCTGGAGCGGCTGCCCGATGGAACGACGGCCGAGCAGCTTCTGGAGGCGATCCTGAAGTCGACGGTGGCCGGACGGCTGCCAAGCACCTGA
- a CDS encoding DUF6321 domain-containing protein, producing MAARKRTKTKSAGTSATKKTRKAAARKTTARKSAKGRKRGASAPAKDPRGGLTAAGRKAFARKQGAHLRPGVTKRESEMTPQDMRRKGSWAVRFYGRAKLPPLVDARGRPTRLALSAHAWGEPVPKTVAAARRIAAKGERLLARYRRIKEGA from the coding sequence ATGGCAGCCAGGAAGAGGACCAAGACGAAATCCGCCGGAACGTCAGCGACGAAAAAGACGCGGAAGGCCGCTGCGCGCAAGACCACAGCACGGAAGAGCGCAAAGGGACGCAAGCGCGGCGCCTCGGCGCCTGCGAAGGATCCGCGCGGCGGCCTGACCGCGGCGGGCCGCAAGGCCTTTGCACGCAAGCAGGGCGCACATTTGCGGCCGGGCGTAACCAAACGTGAATCCGAGATGACGCCGCAGGACATGCGGCGGAAGGGCAGCTGGGCGGTGCGCTTCTACGGCCGCGCGAAGCTGCCGCCTTTGGTCGATGCCAGGGGCCGGCCGACACGGCTCGCGCTATCGGCCCACGCCTGGGGCGAGCCGGTGCCGAAGACAGTCGCGGCCGCGCGGCGCATTGCGGCCAAGGGAGAGCGTCTGCTGGCACGCTATCGGCGGATCAAAGAAGGTGCCTAG